A part of Setaria viridis chromosome 8, Setaria_viridis_v4.0, whole genome shotgun sequence genomic DNA contains:
- the LOC117833025 gene encoding uncharacterized protein isoform X2 — protein sequence MKFLQKPAVLSCLPVAHKKIVVANRMKSMREVLRKINKDFRDFEFSNGGTCTSLEQHDDHRETSSRLPEEPIIGRNKEKQEIINLLSAGTSNDETVIVSIHGLGGIGKSTLAQLIYNDAQFKEYDHRIWVYVSRDFSLKKIGSSIISLIPIEGGQQNRDTLEAINQCLDNLLSGKKVLIVLDDLWEEKDTELRKLRSMLQVGKKGTTIDVIVTTRKEDIARQVSTCPPYKLQPLNDYTCWEIIKRYSRFEDQHYQERLEKIGLDIAKKCAGVALAAQALGYMLQSKDLFGWTEINNSDIWNESSEDNGGVLPSLKLSYERMQPQLRICFSYCAIFPKGHNISQDDLIHQWIALGFIKPSKGKEYIRQLLGMSFLQVSKLPKTSGDRMERYTMHDLVHDLATVIMGDELIVSNVASKNNKAHSQKYCRYASVTKYDNTTRLSNVLPSKVRALHFSDSGKLDLSCGAFSFAKCLHILDFSGCSGILLPPSIGQLKQLKYLTAPRMQNEVLPEFITELSKLQYLNLNGSSHISALPESMGKLWCLKYLDLSGCSGISKLPGSFGDLKCMMHLDMSGCSGIRELPASLGNLTNLQHLDLSECSGVKEIPESLCGLMHLQYLNMSKCRVKELPEAIGSLVNLQYLNMSKCRVKELPEAIGSLVNLQYLNMSQCGVRELPESFKRLRNLLHLDLIWHRIEKGDLHGLTALQYLDMSYSGYLEGYLEELSVTMRNLTNLKVLKLRYCLIERSTYLNFIGTLTNLEHLDLSWNRFEYLPESIGNLKRLHTLNLENCRMLKSLPKSISCATGLKSVLLDGCPHKLMDQASSLLHHSLTLPLFKVRADDVSAHSNLHVLEGENVGELHIVSLENVRLLEEAQRLKLLTKHNLLTLKLVWTLHADRHLEDKDLLGQLVPPKSLKDLSLEGYSSPSFCGWLMAISQHLPNLTCIELNKLPTCNNLPPLGQLPYLESLILYDIPNVTKIERSICGGKGAFPRLVDITVSRMDGLEEWNTTCPGEDGVEEFMFPMLDVLEVSKCPKLRLKPCPPKCREFKISESDQVISSLEEVETSSHRCNSTPTTTRLFIINSNHHSLKLFHHFPALQELELSHCRNLKSLPKGMQQLSSLQSLKLDFCDRISALPQWLSDISSLKKLVIIYCNRIKSLPARIQLLNNLNELVINNQELQQWCESEENKAKLAHINIVAS from the exons ATGAAATTCTTGCAGAAGCCAGCAGTGCTTTCATGTCTACCAGTTGCACACAAGAAGATTGTCGTGGCTAATAGGATGAAGAGTATGAGAGAAGTGCTGAGGAAAATCAACAAGGACTTTCGGGATTTTGAATTCTCAAACGGTGGCACTTGCACATCTCTTGAGCAACATGATGACCATCGTGAAACATCATCACGTTTGCCTGAAGAACCAATAATTGGGAGGAATAAAGAAAAGCAGGAAATCATAAACCTCTTATCCGCAGGTACCAGCAATGATGAGACTGTGATTGTTTCTATCCATGGTCTTGGAGGTATAGGCAAGAGTACTTTGGCACAACTAATTTACAATGATGCACAATTCAAGGAGTATGACCATCGTATATGGGTTTATGTGTCCCGGGATTTCAGTCTAAAGAAAATAGGAAGCTCTATAATTTCTCTAATACCAATAGAAGGAGGCCAGCAGAATAGGGATACACTGGAAGCCATAAATCAGTGCCTAGATAACCTACTCAGTGGCAAGAAGGTTCTTATTGTTTTAGATGACTTATGGGAGGAAAAGGACACTGAGTTGAGGAAACTGAGGAGTATGCTTCAGGTGGGCAAGAAGGGCACTACCATAGATGTCATAGTAACCACGCGCAAGGAAGACATTGCACGGCAAGTTTCCACATGTCCACCATACAAGCTGCAGCCTTTGAACGATTATACATGCTGGGAAATAATTAAGAGATATAGCAGGTTTGAAGATCAACATTACCAAGAAAGATTAGAGAAGATAGGATTGGACATTGCAAAGAAATGTGCAGGTGTGGCATTAGCAGCTCAAGCACTTGGATACATGCTGCAGTCCAAAGATCTGTTTGGATGGACAGAAATAAACAACAGTGATATCTGGAATGAATCTTCTGAAGATAACGGTGGTGTGCTCCCGTCCTTGAAGCTAAGCTATGAAAGGATGCAACCACAGCTAAGGATATGCTTTTCTTATTGTGCCATATTCCCAAAAGGCCATAATATTTCTCAAGATGATTTGATTCACCAATGGATTGCTCTTGGTTTTATCAAGCCATCAAAGGGGAAGGAATACATCAGGCAACTTTTAGGCATGTCCTTCCTTCAAGTTTCAAAGTTGCCCAAG ACTTCGGGAGATCGTATGGAGCGGTACACTATGCACGATCTGGTGCATGATCTGGCAACAGTAATCATGGGTGATGAGTTAATTGTTTCTAATGTTGCATCGAAGAATAATAAAGCACATAGCCAGAAATATTGTCGCTATGCATCGGTTACCAAATATGACAACACAACAAGGTTATCCAATGTTTTACCCTCAAAGGTGAGGGCACTTCATTTCTCAGATAGCGGTAAGCTGGATCTCTCTTGTGGGGCATTTTCCTTTGCAAAGTGCTTGCATATTTTGGATTTTAGTGGATGCTCTGGTATACTGTTGCCACCCTCTATTGGGCAACTGAAGCAGCTGAAGTACCTTACTGCTCCACGAATGCAAAATGAAGTTCTCCCAGAGTTTATCACTGAGCTATCAAAACTGCAGTACCTGAACCTGAATGGATCTTCTCACATTTCCGCACTACCAGAATCAATGGGCAAGCTCTGGTGTCTGAAATATCTGGATTTGTCAGGTTGTTCTGGCATATCAAAACTGCCAGGATCATTTGGTGATTTAAAATGTATGATGCATCTTGACATGTCAGGTTGTTCTGGGATAAGAGAACTGCCAGCGTCACTTGGCAATCTCACAAATTTACAGCATCTTGATTTATCTGAATGTTCCGGTGTCAAGGAAATACCTGAATCTTTGTGTGGCCTCATGCATCTCCAGTATTTAAACATGTCAAAGTGTAGGGtcaaggaacttccagaagctATAGGCAGCCTGGTCAATCTGCAATATTTAAACATGTCAAAGTGTAGGGtcaaggaacttccagaagctATAGGCAGCCTGGTCAATCTGCAATATTTAAACATGTCACAGTGTGGCGTCAGGGAACTTCCAGAGTCATTCAAGAGGCTCCGTAATTTATTGCATCTAGATTTGATATGGCACCGGATTGAGAAAGGAGATCTGCATGGCCTCACCGCATTACAATATCTGGATATGTCATACTCAGGGTATTTGGAGGGGTATTTGGAGGAACTATCTGTAACTATGAGAAACCTCACCAATCTTAAGGTTTTGAAATTGAGATATTGCCTAATTGAAAGATCTACCTATCTTAATTTTATCGGTACACTTACCAATCTGGAGCATCTGGACCTATCGTGGAACCGGTTTGAGTATCTACCAGAAAGTATTGGTAATCTCAAAAGGCTGCATACACTGAATCTCGAGAATTGCCGAATGCTCAAGTCCCTCCCAAAGAGTATAAGTTGTGCAACTGGGCTGAAGTCTGTACTGCTGGATGGGTGCCCACATAAATTGATGGATCAGGCCAGTTCTCTATTGCACCATTCACTAACATTACCACTCTTTAAGGTTCGTGCTGATGACGTCAGTGCTCATAGCAATCTGCATGTTCTCGAGGGTGAAAATGTTGGTGAGTTACATATAGTTTCCCTTGAAAACGTAAGACTTCTGGAGGAAGCACAGAGACTTAAGCTGTTGACCAAACATAATCTTTTGACTTTGAAACTGGTTTGGACCTTGCATGCTGATCGACATCTGGAGGATAAGGATTTGTTGGGACAACTAGTGCCACCAAAGAGCCTGAAGGACCTGAGTCTAGAAGGTTATAGCAGTCCAAGCTTTTGTGGCTGGCTCATGGCTATTTCTCAGCATCTCCCTAATCTTACTTGCATTGAATTGAACAAACTGCCTACATGTAACAACCTACCACCACTTGGACAGTTACCGTACTTAGAAAGCCTGATTCTCTATGATATACCCAACGTTACAAAAATTGAAAGGAGTATCTGCGGTGGAAAAGGAGCGTTCCCCCGATTGGTAGATATCACGGTATCTCGTATGGATGGTTTGGAGGAGTGGAATACAACATGCCCTGGCGAAGATGGTGTGGAGGAGTTCATGTTCCCTATGCTAGATGTACTAGAGGTATCTAAATGTCCAAAGTTGAGGTTGAAACCATGCCCACCCAAATGTCGTGAGTTCAAAATATCAGAAAGTGACCAAGTTATATCTTCACTAGAGGAGGTAGAAACCAGCAGCCATCGCTGCAACTCTACTCCGACCACCACCAGATTGTTTATCATCAATAGCAATCACCACAGTTTGAAGCTGTTTCACCACTTCCCTGCCCTCCAGGAGTTGGAATTATCCCACTGTCGAAACCTGAAGAGTTTGCCGAAGGGCATGCAGCAACTCTCCTCCCTTCAATCACTCAAGTTGGATTTCTGTGATAGGATATCAGCACTGCCACAATGGCTGAGCGACATCTCCTCTCTTAAAAAGCTCGTCATCATATACTGTAATAGAATCAAGTCTTTGCCTGCGCGTATACAGCTGCTCAACAACCTCAATGAGTTAGTTATCAACAACCAGGAACTACAGCAGTGGTGCGAGTCAGAAGAGAACAAGGCCAAGCTCGCACACATTAACATAGTAGCTAGTTAA
- the LOC117833025 gene encoding uncharacterized protein isoform X1, with the protein MLGSLAGSLTSAVVGIAKDKLAAAIVEQANSLWNFSDDLEDMNSMLEAISAALQDAERRSAKEKSVQLWLKRLKHAALDIADMLEEYKDNSYQLTAKKPAVLSCLPVAHKKIVVANRMKSMREVLRKINKDFRDFEFSNGGTCTSLEQHDDHRETSSRLPEEPIIGRNKEKQEIINLLSAGTSNDETVIVSIHGLGGIGKSTLAQLIYNDAQFKEYDHRIWVYVSRDFSLKKIGSSIISLIPIEGGQQNRDTLEAINQCLDNLLSGKKVLIVLDDLWEEKDTELRKLRSMLQVGKKGTTIDVIVTTRKEDIARQVSTCPPYKLQPLNDYTCWEIIKRYSRFEDQHYQERLEKIGLDIAKKCAGVALAAQALGYMLQSKDLFGWTEINNSDIWNESSEDNGGVLPSLKLSYERMQPQLRICFSYCAIFPKGHNISQDDLIHQWIALGFIKPSKGKEYIRQLLGMSFLQVSKLPKTSGDRMERYTMHDLVHDLATVIMGDELIVSNVASKNNKAHSQKYCRYASVTKYDNTTRLSNVLPSKVRALHFSDSGKLDLSCGAFSFAKCLHILDFSGCSGILLPPSIGQLKQLKYLTAPRMQNEVLPEFITELSKLQYLNLNGSSHISALPESMGKLWCLKYLDLSGCSGISKLPGSFGDLKCMMHLDMSGCSGIRELPASLGNLTNLQHLDLSECSGVKEIPESLCGLMHLQYLNMSKCRVKELPEAIGSLVNLQYLNMSKCRVKELPEAIGSLVNLQYLNMSQCGVRELPESFKRLRNLLHLDLIWHRIEKGDLHGLTALQYLDMSYSGYLEGYLEELSVTMRNLTNLKVLKLRYCLIERSTYLNFIGTLTNLEHLDLSWNRFEYLPESIGNLKRLHTLNLENCRMLKSLPKSISCATGLKSVLLDGCPHKLMDQASSLLHHSLTLPLFKVRADDVSAHSNLHVLEGENVGELHIVSLENVRLLEEAQRLKLLTKHNLLTLKLVWTLHADRHLEDKDLLGQLVPPKSLKDLSLEGYSSPSFCGWLMAISQHLPNLTCIELNKLPTCNNLPPLGQLPYLESLILYDIPNVTKIERSICGGKGAFPRLVDITVSRMDGLEEWNTTCPGEDGVEEFMFPMLDVLEVSKCPKLRLKPCPPKCREFKISESDQVISSLEEVETSSHRCNSTPTTTRLFIINSNHHSLKLFHHFPALQELELSHCRNLKSLPKGMQQLSSLQSLKLDFCDRISALPQWLSDISSLKKLVIIYCNRIKSLPARIQLLNNLNELVINNQELQQWCESEENKAKLAHINIVAS; encoded by the exons ATGTTGGGGAGCTTAGCTGGATCGCTCACTTCCGCCGTCGTTGGCATCGCGAAAGATAAGTTGGCGGCTGCCATCGTGGAGCAGGCCAATTCGCTGTGGAACTTCAGCGACGACTTGGAGGACATGAACTCGATGCTAGAGGCCATCTCAGCGGCGCTCCAGGATGCTGAGAGGCGGTCGGCCAAGGAGAAGTCAGTGCAGCTGTGGCTCAAGCGGCTCAAGCATGCTGCCTTAGACATCGCTGACATGCTCGAAGAATACAAAGACAATAGCTACCAGTTAACTGCAAAG AAGCCAGCAGTGCTTTCATGTCTACCAGTTGCACACAAGAAGATTGTCGTGGCTAATAGGATGAAGAGTATGAGAGAAGTGCTGAGGAAAATCAACAAGGACTTTCGGGATTTTGAATTCTCAAACGGTGGCACTTGCACATCTCTTGAGCAACATGATGACCATCGTGAAACATCATCACGTTTGCCTGAAGAACCAATAATTGGGAGGAATAAAGAAAAGCAGGAAATCATAAACCTCTTATCCGCAGGTACCAGCAATGATGAGACTGTGATTGTTTCTATCCATGGTCTTGGAGGTATAGGCAAGAGTACTTTGGCACAACTAATTTACAATGATGCACAATTCAAGGAGTATGACCATCGTATATGGGTTTATGTGTCCCGGGATTTCAGTCTAAAGAAAATAGGAAGCTCTATAATTTCTCTAATACCAATAGAAGGAGGCCAGCAGAATAGGGATACACTGGAAGCCATAAATCAGTGCCTAGATAACCTACTCAGTGGCAAGAAGGTTCTTATTGTTTTAGATGACTTATGGGAGGAAAAGGACACTGAGTTGAGGAAACTGAGGAGTATGCTTCAGGTGGGCAAGAAGGGCACTACCATAGATGTCATAGTAACCACGCGCAAGGAAGACATTGCACGGCAAGTTTCCACATGTCCACCATACAAGCTGCAGCCTTTGAACGATTATACATGCTGGGAAATAATTAAGAGATATAGCAGGTTTGAAGATCAACATTACCAAGAAAGATTAGAGAAGATAGGATTGGACATTGCAAAGAAATGTGCAGGTGTGGCATTAGCAGCTCAAGCACTTGGATACATGCTGCAGTCCAAAGATCTGTTTGGATGGACAGAAATAAACAACAGTGATATCTGGAATGAATCTTCTGAAGATAACGGTGGTGTGCTCCCGTCCTTGAAGCTAAGCTATGAAAGGATGCAACCACAGCTAAGGATATGCTTTTCTTATTGTGCCATATTCCCAAAAGGCCATAATATTTCTCAAGATGATTTGATTCACCAATGGATTGCTCTTGGTTTTATCAAGCCATCAAAGGGGAAGGAATACATCAGGCAACTTTTAGGCATGTCCTTCCTTCAAGTTTCAAAGTTGCCCAAG ACTTCGGGAGATCGTATGGAGCGGTACACTATGCACGATCTGGTGCATGATCTGGCAACAGTAATCATGGGTGATGAGTTAATTGTTTCTAATGTTGCATCGAAGAATAATAAAGCACATAGCCAGAAATATTGTCGCTATGCATCGGTTACCAAATATGACAACACAACAAGGTTATCCAATGTTTTACCCTCAAAGGTGAGGGCACTTCATTTCTCAGATAGCGGTAAGCTGGATCTCTCTTGTGGGGCATTTTCCTTTGCAAAGTGCTTGCATATTTTGGATTTTAGTGGATGCTCTGGTATACTGTTGCCACCCTCTATTGGGCAACTGAAGCAGCTGAAGTACCTTACTGCTCCACGAATGCAAAATGAAGTTCTCCCAGAGTTTATCACTGAGCTATCAAAACTGCAGTACCTGAACCTGAATGGATCTTCTCACATTTCCGCACTACCAGAATCAATGGGCAAGCTCTGGTGTCTGAAATATCTGGATTTGTCAGGTTGTTCTGGCATATCAAAACTGCCAGGATCATTTGGTGATTTAAAATGTATGATGCATCTTGACATGTCAGGTTGTTCTGGGATAAGAGAACTGCCAGCGTCACTTGGCAATCTCACAAATTTACAGCATCTTGATTTATCTGAATGTTCCGGTGTCAAGGAAATACCTGAATCTTTGTGTGGCCTCATGCATCTCCAGTATTTAAACATGTCAAAGTGTAGGGtcaaggaacttccagaagctATAGGCAGCCTGGTCAATCTGCAATATTTAAACATGTCAAAGTGTAGGGtcaaggaacttccagaagctATAGGCAGCCTGGTCAATCTGCAATATTTAAACATGTCACAGTGTGGCGTCAGGGAACTTCCAGAGTCATTCAAGAGGCTCCGTAATTTATTGCATCTAGATTTGATATGGCACCGGATTGAGAAAGGAGATCTGCATGGCCTCACCGCATTACAATATCTGGATATGTCATACTCAGGGTATTTGGAGGGGTATTTGGAGGAACTATCTGTAACTATGAGAAACCTCACCAATCTTAAGGTTTTGAAATTGAGATATTGCCTAATTGAAAGATCTACCTATCTTAATTTTATCGGTACACTTACCAATCTGGAGCATCTGGACCTATCGTGGAACCGGTTTGAGTATCTACCAGAAAGTATTGGTAATCTCAAAAGGCTGCATACACTGAATCTCGAGAATTGCCGAATGCTCAAGTCCCTCCCAAAGAGTATAAGTTGTGCAACTGGGCTGAAGTCTGTACTGCTGGATGGGTGCCCACATAAATTGATGGATCAGGCCAGTTCTCTATTGCACCATTCACTAACATTACCACTCTTTAAGGTTCGTGCTGATGACGTCAGTGCTCATAGCAATCTGCATGTTCTCGAGGGTGAAAATGTTGGTGAGTTACATATAGTTTCCCTTGAAAACGTAAGACTTCTGGAGGAAGCACAGAGACTTAAGCTGTTGACCAAACATAATCTTTTGACTTTGAAACTGGTTTGGACCTTGCATGCTGATCGACATCTGGAGGATAAGGATTTGTTGGGACAACTAGTGCCACCAAAGAGCCTGAAGGACCTGAGTCTAGAAGGTTATAGCAGTCCAAGCTTTTGTGGCTGGCTCATGGCTATTTCTCAGCATCTCCCTAATCTTACTTGCATTGAATTGAACAAACTGCCTACATGTAACAACCTACCACCACTTGGACAGTTACCGTACTTAGAAAGCCTGATTCTCTATGATATACCCAACGTTACAAAAATTGAAAGGAGTATCTGCGGTGGAAAAGGAGCGTTCCCCCGATTGGTAGATATCACGGTATCTCGTATGGATGGTTTGGAGGAGTGGAATACAACATGCCCTGGCGAAGATGGTGTGGAGGAGTTCATGTTCCCTATGCTAGATGTACTAGAGGTATCTAAATGTCCAAAGTTGAGGTTGAAACCATGCCCACCCAAATGTCGTGAGTTCAAAATATCAGAAAGTGACCAAGTTATATCTTCACTAGAGGAGGTAGAAACCAGCAGCCATCGCTGCAACTCTACTCCGACCACCACCAGATTGTTTATCATCAATAGCAATCACCACAGTTTGAAGCTGTTTCACCACTTCCCTGCCCTCCAGGAGTTGGAATTATCCCACTGTCGAAACCTGAAGAGTTTGCCGAAGGGCATGCAGCAACTCTCCTCCCTTCAATCACTCAAGTTGGATTTCTGTGATAGGATATCAGCACTGCCACAATGGCTGAGCGACATCTCCTCTCTTAAAAAGCTCGTCATCATATACTGTAATAGAATCAAGTCTTTGCCTGCGCGTATACAGCTGCTCAACAACCTCAATGAGTTAGTTATCAACAACCAGGAACTACAGCAGTGGTGCGAGTCAGAAGAGAACAAGGCCAAGCTCGCACACATTAACATAGTAGCTAGTTAA